The following are from one region of the Streptomyces changanensis genome:
- a CDS encoding carbohydrate ABC transporter permease yields MTETVITPPSERTARKAAPGEAPAPRRSGRRRIALPYLLLLPALLLELLVHLVPMLMGITMSFRELTQFYIRNWSEAPWSGLDNFSVAIDFDAPVGQALLKSFLTTCLFTVLSVGLCWLLGTSAAIFLQENFRGRGFLRTLFLVPYALPVYAAVITWAFMFQRDNGIINHVLHDQLGIGDSPAFWLIGDNSFWALLIVSVWKGWPFAFLTVMAGLQNIPRDMYEAAALDGAGVWKQIRHITLPSLRSVNQVLVLVLFLWTFNDFNTPFVLFGKAAPEAADLISLHIYQSSFQTWNFGTGSAMSVLLLLFLLLVTGVYLLLTTRGRKTSDA; encoded by the coding sequence ATGACCGAAACCGTCATCACTCCTCCGAGTGAGCGGACCGCGCGCAAGGCCGCACCCGGAGAGGCTCCCGCACCTCGCCGCTCCGGGCGCCGCCGCATCGCACTGCCGTACCTCCTGCTCCTGCCCGCCCTGCTCCTCGAACTCCTCGTCCACCTCGTCCCGATGCTCATGGGCATCACCATGAGCTTCCGCGAGCTCACCCAGTTCTATATCCGGAACTGGTCGGAGGCGCCGTGGTCGGGTCTGGACAACTTCAGCGTCGCGATCGACTTCGACGCCCCCGTCGGACAGGCGCTCCTGAAGTCCTTCCTGACGACCTGCCTGTTCACCGTGCTGTCCGTGGGGCTGTGCTGGCTCCTCGGCACGTCCGCCGCGATCTTCCTTCAGGAGAACTTCCGCGGCCGGGGCTTCCTGCGGACCCTGTTCCTCGTCCCGTACGCCCTGCCCGTCTACGCCGCCGTCATCACCTGGGCGTTCATGTTCCAGCGCGACAACGGCATCATCAACCACGTCCTCCACGACCAGCTCGGCATCGGCGACAGCCCCGCCTTCTGGCTCATCGGCGACAACAGCTTCTGGGCCCTGCTGATCGTCTCCGTGTGGAAGGGCTGGCCCTTCGCCTTCCTCACCGTCATGGCGGGACTGCAGAACATCCCCCGGGACATGTACGAGGCCGCCGCACTCGACGGCGCCGGCGTGTGGAAGCAGATCCGGCACATCACCCTGCCGTCCCTGCGCTCCGTCAACCAGGTCCTCGTGCTCGTCCTCTTCCTCTGGACGTTCAACGACTTCAACACGCCGTTCGTGCTCTTCGGCAAGGCGGCACCCGAAGCCGCCGACCTGATCTCCCTCCACATCTACCAGTCGTCCTTCCAGACGTGGAACTTCGGCACCGGCTCGGCCATGTCCGTGCTGCTCCTGCTCTTCCTCCTCCTCGTCACGGGCGTCTACCTCCTGCTCACCACCCGCGGAAGGAAGACCTCCGATGCCTAG
- a CDS encoding carbohydrate ABC transporter permease, whose product MAAPRSFLWTRRIFLTLLTAFVVLPVYVMISSSLKPLEDVSGKFEWIPSGLTLRPYVDIWETVPLADYFVNSIVVAGAATVFSVIVAIFAAYAVSRYSFRGKRAFTVTVLSTQMFPGILFLLPLFLIYVNIGNATGIALFGSREGLILTYLTFSLPFSIWMLTGYFDSIPRELDEAAKVDGCGPIKALFRVIIPAATPGIVAVAIYAFMTAWGEVLFASVMTNDTTRTLAVGLQGYATQNDVYWNQVMAASLVVSVPVVVGFLLLQRYLVAGLTAGAVK is encoded by the coding sequence ATGGCCGCGCCCCGCTCGTTCCTCTGGACCCGGCGGATCTTCCTCACCCTGCTCACCGCCTTCGTGGTGTTGCCGGTGTACGTGATGATCTCCAGCTCCCTCAAACCGCTCGAGGACGTCTCGGGGAAGTTCGAGTGGATCCCCTCCGGGCTCACGCTCCGCCCGTACGTCGACATCTGGGAGACCGTCCCGCTCGCCGACTACTTCGTGAACTCGATCGTCGTCGCGGGCGCGGCCACGGTGTTCTCGGTGATCGTCGCGATCTTCGCCGCGTACGCCGTCAGCCGCTACTCCTTCCGCGGCAAGCGGGCCTTCACCGTCACCGTGCTGTCGACGCAGATGTTCCCCGGCATCCTCTTCCTGCTGCCGCTCTTCCTCATCTACGTCAACATCGGCAACGCCACTGGCATCGCCCTGTTCGGCTCCCGGGAAGGCCTGATCCTCACCTATCTGACCTTCTCGCTGCCGTTCTCCATCTGGATGCTGACCGGCTACTTCGACTCGATCCCGCGCGAGCTGGACGAGGCGGCGAAGGTCGACGGCTGCGGGCCGATCAAGGCGCTGTTCCGGGTGATCATCCCGGCCGCGACGCCCGGCATCGTCGCCGTCGCGATCTACGCCTTCATGACGGCCTGGGGCGAGGTCCTCTTCGCCTCCGTCATGACCAACGACACCACGCGCACCCTCGCCGTCGGGCTCCAGGGGTACGCCACCCAGAACGACGTCTACTGGAACCAGGTGATGGCCGCCTCCCTCGTGGTGAGCGTCCCCGTCGTCGTCGGCTTCCTGCTCCTCCAGCGCTACCTCGTCGCCGGGCTGACCGCCGGCGCCGTCAAGTAA
- a CDS encoding GH1 family beta-glucosidase → MSDSIDLGAFPRDFAWGTATSAYQIEGAVTEDGRGPSIWDTFSHTPGKIDNDDHGDEACDHYHRWPEDVSLMQRLGVDTYRLSIAWPRVIPDGSGAVNAAGLDFYDRLIDALIAAGITPSVTLYHWDLPQALQDRGGWTVRETAEHFAAYASVVAERLGDRVTQWATLNEPLCSGWIGHLEGRMAPGLTDLTAAVQASYHLLLGHGLATRAIRAACPGAQVGIVTNHSTVTAASDDPADIAAALRMDGHTNRWWLDPVYGRGFPADMRELYGVELPERAGDAEIIAAPLDWHGLNYYFPVTVTGDPAGPVPYAREVRLPDVPRTGMDWQIDGSGLEALLLRLTEDYGIQKLYVTENGSAFPDTVAPDGEVHDPERTAYFEEHLEACARAIRKGAPLAGYYAWSLLDNFEWAYGYDKRFGLVHVDYATQKRTVKTSGRRYAEIIRSHRQIHA, encoded by the coding sequence GTGTCCGACTCCATAGACCTCGGCGCCTTCCCCCGTGACTTCGCCTGGGGCACCGCCACGTCCGCCTACCAGATCGAGGGTGCTGTCACGGAGGACGGTCGAGGCCCCTCCATCTGGGACACGTTCTCCCATACGCCGGGCAAGATCGACAACGATGACCACGGCGACGAGGCCTGCGACCACTACCACCGCTGGCCCGAGGACGTCTCGCTCATGCAGCGGCTCGGCGTCGACACCTACCGCCTGTCCATCGCCTGGCCGCGCGTCATCCCCGACGGCAGCGGAGCGGTCAACGCCGCCGGCCTCGATTTCTACGACCGGCTCATCGACGCCCTGATCGCCGCCGGGATCACGCCGTCGGTCACGCTCTACCACTGGGACCTGCCCCAGGCACTGCAGGACCGCGGCGGCTGGACCGTGCGGGAGACCGCCGAGCACTTCGCGGCCTACGCCTCCGTCGTCGCGGAACGCCTCGGGGACCGGGTCACCCAGTGGGCCACCCTCAACGAGCCGCTCTGCTCGGGCTGGATCGGTCACCTGGAAGGCCGGATGGCCCCCGGGCTCACCGACCTGACCGCCGCCGTCCAGGCCTCCTACCACCTCCTGCTCGGTCACGGTCTGGCCACCCGGGCCATCCGCGCCGCCTGCCCCGGCGCGCAGGTCGGCATCGTCACCAACCACAGCACCGTGACGGCGGCCTCCGACGACCCCGCGGACATCGCGGCGGCACTCCGCATGGACGGCCACACCAACCGCTGGTGGCTCGACCCGGTGTACGGCCGCGGCTTCCCCGCCGACATGCGCGAGCTGTACGGCGTGGAGCTGCCCGAACGGGCGGGCGACGCGGAGATCATCGCCGCACCGCTCGACTGGCACGGCCTCAACTACTACTTCCCGGTCACCGTCACCGGCGACCCGGCAGGGCCCGTCCCGTACGCCCGCGAGGTACGCCTGCCCGACGTGCCCCGCACGGGCATGGACTGGCAGATCGACGGGAGCGGCCTCGAGGCCCTCCTGCTGCGCCTCACCGAGGACTACGGCATCCAGAAGCTGTACGTCACCGAGAACGGCTCCGCCTTCCCCGACACGGTCGCCCCCGACGGCGAGGTCCACGACCCCGAGCGGACCGCCTACTTCGAGGAGCACCTGGAGGCCTGCGCCCGAGCCATCCGCAAGGGCGCCCCGCTCGCCGGCTACTACGCCTGGTCGCTGCTCGACAACTTCGAGTGGGCCTACGGCTACGACAAGCGCTTCGGGCTCGTCCACGTCGACTACGCCACCCAGAAGCGGACCGTGAAGACGAGCGGTCGGCGCTACGCGGAGATCATCCGCAGCCACCGTCAGATCCACGCATAA
- a CDS encoding LacI family DNA-binding transcriptional regulator, whose translation MSRKGPTLEDVARQAGVSRATVSRVVNGIRNVDPDIQELVRHAIEQTGYRPNRAARSLVTQRTETVALIISGAGDAFASRVFADPFFGRVVSGVVGYLRSHAMHPVLLVAESDAAREQVVDYLSQGTADGALVVSIQAADPLPEMLTAARIPVVLFARPEHPHTVSHVDLSHAEGARLAAEHLLARGCRRIATISAPQSISAARDRLDGFRVALASAGVVDVPVVEGNFTVASGAAAMAELLSDHPDVDGVFAANDLMAQGACQFLRERGKRIPQDVAVIGFDDSSVAVTCRPPLTTVRQPVEKMAGAMARLLSEHIQGMHTEPVSVLFDAELVVRESA comes from the coding sequence ATGAGTAGAAAGGGCCCGACGCTGGAGGATGTCGCACGGCAGGCGGGAGTGTCGCGGGCGACGGTGTCTCGGGTCGTGAACGGGATCCGCAATGTGGACCCCGACATCCAGGAGCTCGTCCGCCACGCGATCGAGCAGACGGGATACAGGCCCAACCGCGCTGCCAGGTCGCTCGTCACCCAGCGGACGGAGACGGTCGCGCTGATCATCTCCGGGGCGGGTGACGCCTTCGCCTCGCGCGTCTTCGCCGACCCGTTCTTCGGCCGGGTGGTCAGCGGCGTGGTCGGGTATCTGCGGTCGCATGCGATGCATCCGGTACTCCTGGTCGCCGAGTCCGATGCCGCCAGGGAACAGGTCGTCGACTATCTGAGCCAGGGCACTGCGGATGGTGCGCTGGTCGTGTCCATCCAGGCCGCCGACCCCTTGCCGGAGATGCTGACCGCCGCCCGGATTCCCGTGGTGCTCTTCGCCCGCCCCGAACATCCGCACACCGTCAGCCATGTCGACCTCTCGCACGCCGAAGGAGCCCGGCTGGCAGCCGAGCATCTTCTGGCCAGGGGGTGCCGACGGATCGCGACGATCTCGGCCCCCCAGTCGATCTCCGCGGCCCGTGACCGTCTCGACGGCTTCCGCGTGGCGCTGGCCTCCGCCGGGGTGGTCGACGTTCCGGTGGTGGAAGGCAACTTCACGGTCGCCAGTGGTGCGGCGGCCATGGCGGAACTGTTGAGTGACCATCCGGACGTCGACGGCGTGTTCGCCGCGAACGATCTGATGGCTCAGGGGGCGTGCCAGTTCCTGCGTGAGCGGGGCAAGCGGATCCCACAGGATGTGGCTGTCATCGGCTTCGACGACTCGAGCGTGGCGGTGACGTGCCGCCCTCCTCTGACCACGGTGCGCCAGCCGGTGGAGAAGATGGCCGGCGCGATGGCTCGACTTCTCTCGGAGCACATCCAAGGGATGCACACCGAGCCCGTATCGGTGCTTTTCGACGCCGAGCTCGTGGTGCGCGAGTCGGCCTGA